TGGTTTATTTTCTGAAACCACTAGAAAAGGTGTGAGGAGTCTCTACCCCCGGTGTGTGCAGGGTGCACACTGTGCTGGATTTATCTGTAGTGTTGGTGCTGAACTCTTCATATCTTCTTTCATCAGACAGCGCGGTGGTCTGTCAGAGGTGAAACCTGCTTTCTAAGCATTAATGATGGCACGAGGATTTTCCTTTGGTGTCATCACACTGACTGCAGGACACACAGAACcttctgttgtttaattttGGCTTTTTCACCACAGATTTTACATCTGGAAGTAAAACTGCAGCTTTAGATCAGGACAGAAATCACAGAAATTCAGCTGTTTGTGAGAATCAGATCAAACTATTCAACACAGCTGATGTTTCAAAGTTTTCCTTCAAATCAAAGGATTTGATTCAAATTAAAATTggtttaataataattattattattgcaaaaTGATGCCTCACACGATCACACATTTAGAAATCAGACGGTGTGTAAACTTTTACAACTTcagtgtcctgaaacttttgcGTCTGAGTCTCAGACTCGTTCTGCTGAGTTTGCTGTTAAGTGGATGAGACCGACTCATCCAGAGAAGAGTTGAGCCAACAGATCGTTATGTGGCACAGAGCAGACAGGAACACAAAAACCACCAAAGATACTGTGCTGAAGTTTAAGGTCGGAGCTGCTGTGGCGGCGTTCAGTGGAAACGTGGCAGAAACAGGAAGCTATTAGAGGCACAGACCAAAAAACCCACATGTGACTGCGAGACCTTCACTGACTGGTGGAAGCAGACGCCGCGGCTTCAGCTCATGTAGCGCGTCAGACACTTCACGCTGGAGAGATCCTCGATGTAAACATGACTGACCCGAAGACACGAGGAAGGTCAGCTCCAGGACGGCCTGAAGCACCTGGATGGGAACCCAGACAGCGCAGCAGCTGGGCAGCTTTTAGGAAAAATTCACGATTTCTGTGTTTTAATTCTTTATAAACAAGCATTTCTCTGAACGATGGAGCATTAAATAACACGTCAGATCTACAGGGAACAATGGAGGCCGGAGATCCTCGCTGAACCTGAACAACATCAAACGATCAAACCTTCACACACAGCGTGTTTCAGGTCCTTCtgaaaatgtctccagttggTGCTTCACTcatcatgtttcttttcttctccagGTCCCAAACATGACGGAGAGTCCTGCAAACGCGACATTCGGTGACTATGACAACGGTACTGAGACATATATCGATGATGACGGCTTCTGCATCATGGATCCGGACCCCAGTGAGGTCATCGCCCAGACTTTGATCCACTCCATCATCTGCGGATTCGGCCTGATTGGCAACGTCCTGGTGATGGTGACCTACATCTTCTACAAGAGAACCAAGACCATGACGGACGTCTACCTCTTCAATGTGGCCGTGGCCGACCTGATCTTCGTGGCTACGCTTCCGTTCGTCATATACAACGAGCAGCACGATTGGTCGATGGGCAGGGCGGCCTGTAAGGTGCTCCGGTCGTCCTACAGCATTAACCTCTACAGCGGCATGCTGCTGCTCGCCTGCATCAGCTGCGATCGGTACATCGCGATTGTTCGGGCGACGCGCTCCTTTGGGGCACGCTCCCGCGCCCTCGTCTACAGCCGCCTGATCTGCTCGGCGGTTTGGGTGTTTGCGGTGGCGTTAACCCTGCCCACGCTCATCTACACCGAACCCTATCAAGAGAACTCCGAGGTGTCTGACCACGCCACCGTGATGTGTCAGATGTCTTTCGACCAGACTGAAACTGCGGCGCTCATGAAGCTGCTGGTACCCAGCCTCCAGATGGCCGTTGGCTTCCTGCTGCCGCTGTGTGTGATGGCGTTCTGCTACTCCTGCATCATCTACACGCTGCTGAGGGCGCAGAGCAACCAGCGGCACAAGGCCGTCCGGGTGGTGTTGGCGGTCGTTGCGGTCTTCATTGTCTGCCATCTTCCGTATAACGTGACCCTGCTGATCCACACGCTGTCTCTGTTCAAGCAGAGGAGCTGCGACGCAGAGAACCTTAAACTCAAATTTCTCAACACCTGCAGGAGCATCGCTTACCTGCACTGCTGTCTCAATCCCTTCCTCTACGCCTTCGTCGGGGTCAAGTTCAGGAACCACTTCCGCCAGATCATGCTGGACCTCTGGTGCTTCAGCAAAAGGTACATCTACACCGCTCGCTCGTCACGTGGCACGTCTGAGATCTGCATGTCAGGGCTGAAGTCGTCGGAAGGCTCCAACAACATGTCGTCATTCAGCGCGTAACACTTCAGCTATGAAGGGAAATCAGTCCAGCGCTCGTCTGTCTCAAGCTTTGCTGTGAAACTGTGCTTTAATAATAGAGACTGTGAGATGTTCTCATCTAACTGCATCCAGTTTATATGATGcaaaactggacatttttcaTTCACAGGTGTATAAAGTCCAACAGCTGTCCACAGAAACACAGGTGACCACAGGAGCTTATTAtccattaaaaagtaaaagcacAGCAGCAGAATCTCACACTTTGACTTCATGTATTGTTCTTGTGATTTAGAAGTAACTGTGTCATGCAGGTTGTTATCTATACTCTTTGCTCATGATGTTTGATGCTATAGATCGCATCTTTAACTGAACTAAacataattactttttttaacgGGCAGGTTTGGATGTTTGGGGCATCGAGGTcggttttcatttttgtgacatGCACATGTAAACACATAATCCTGCAGTCTGAGAACGAAGCGCCCTGTTGGAATAATTTGGTATTACAGTCGAGGCGTTTATTCCTGTTCTCGTGTCGCCAGCAGGAGCTTCTTTTGTGTGTATGATGATTaaatctgctgtttttaaagataAGAAGCtaaacttcctcattttctgGATCTTCCCATAACTGTCACTTGAACCTCATCTTCTTTTCTTGACCATGCTGTACACGTGCCcagctgtttttaatatttggcattttgtagatctgtgttttgttttgtttttgcattatctGAATAAAACTGTATGAAAATATCAGGGGTTTTAATcaatattaattattaatttaactGGATGTGCCAAAAGTTTGCAGactaaaatttattttaagatattgtctgcgtgggttctctgTGGATAGATATCATCGTACAGTTCTGAGTATCATGTCTGAGAGGAAGTGGGTAACCCGAGCAGAGCAGCGGGCCGAGCACGGGGCCCTGGGGAACGCCACAGCTAAACTGGGCTTTGGAGAAACAGGAAGGTGGGAAAACTAGATCTTGATCAGATTAACAGTGAAAGGAGAAGTGTGGCAGCAGATTGTGACACCGTGTGCGGTTGCCAACAATGACTTTCTCTGATGTGCTGCTAAGCAGAGGTGTCACAGGGTACAGACACGAGCACAGAGAGCCTCGAGAGTGCTCAATAATCCAGCTAAGGAAACCCCAGAGGGTCGATTCTGATCATGTGATTGGAGCGTGAATGTTTCAtcgctcatccaagtgactttagTCTCAGCCTTACAAACTCTAAGGTTAAGTTACCTGTTTCATGCTCCTGCAGCTGTACTGGGGAGGACAGTGACCTCTGTGCAGGTCAGACTTTTGGaagcacacacaaaacattttattgagCACTGATGTGTGAGTTCATGTTGTACCTCAGATGTCATTGTTTGTGCCACGTAAAGGCCTCAGGACAGGAAATAACACATGAAACTGTCAGAAATTATGATCACTGGAGCAGGAAACTGTGTCTCTAATACACTAAATTAGTTTCAATCAAACTCTGTGATGGGGTTTGTAGTTCCTCTGCAAAGTTTCCatagtggttaaaaaaaagtgaggACAAAGCTGCTGTACTGACCAGAAACATgtctaaaacctttaaaaagtatcacaaagtgttagactgtgtgtgtttgaacagCTGTACCTCAGACATAAACCACTCAAACCTAAAACTGAAACTCCAAACTGTGTCAGTCACTGCTCCAGAAACCTCTGTAACAACAAGATCAGTCCACACTGTAACAATGGCAGCACTCTGCTGGAAGCTGCTGCATCAGCATGAACTATGAACACATTACTACAGTGCAGGCAAATGTGCACTAGTAACACTGTTGAATTATTACTGTTTCTAAATCCTTACACGGTCACACTAATAAGTACATCGAGGCTTTGTTTATTCGATCCAGACAAAGGTGACTCCGTCTGTGTTACCTGTTATGTAAATGCAGCCATGTTGGGAGCCACAAAAACCCTGAATCTCAAATAAAAGctcataaaaaaacatttctacGACCAGCAAACagataaaacaacaaacaattaaaagAGCATCATTTCACGAACTGTacggaaacaaaaaacaaccgaAACTCAGATTTACTGGAGCAAACGTAACAAATCAGACAACGCTTTGTAGAAGCCGAGATCTCACAGACTCCAAAACTGCAGGTTTCATCACGCTCCGAAACGCAAACATGTTTCACGTTCGATAAACTACGACATGAAGTGAGACTCTCCCGTGCTGTGCGATTCCACAAAACTGCTACGACTCTTCCGTGAAACCTCCACCTTGGACACCAACGCAGAGCCGTTCACATCAAATCGCCATTTCCAGCCCAGTTAGAGACTTTGTGTCGTAAATTTTACGTCACATGTTTTTCTCACCTTGCAACTTTTGACTTGTGGGACTGACGTAAATGCAGTGACGTTACTGTGATTCTACTGTCAGCCATGCAAACCAGCCAATAGAAGCCGAAGTTATGGATCTTCAGGTTCAGTCTATTTAATCAGCTCTGGAGCACAACGTCGACCACCCCATCATACTGAGAGTgctgttaattcttcaaaaaaaaatcaaacaacaaacatttttaggcctgtaaatacagttaaatcatttctgctgttcaacaGAAATTTCTACTCACAGATGTGTCAAAATGTGCCAAACGCCGGCCTGTCCTCTCTAAACCCACTGtgacatttctgtgtttgcacagATGATGCTCATATGTGGTTTCCTGGGGGTGATTGTCCACTGCAGCATATTTTCAAGAGTTTATAACCAATATATTACAAACAAATTCGGTGATAAAAAATATTGTTTCTCTTTGCTCCAGCCTCggtaactttgacacagtaacacctgctgtaatatttacacctctAAAGAAAGCGTTAGCTTTAATTTGATACCAAGATGTTTACACAGAGtctgtaattgcagagaaatactccATTCGTTTTGGTCGTGTCGTTATCAGAAAGATGGAGCACATGAAGAAATGAcggctctttttctttttccacagcTTTGCTTCTAACAAGCAGACACACGCACTGTATAAAAATGCAGCTGCAGCCACTGCGGGCTGTCCACttacatgcatgcatacatacgACCACCAGGGGGCAGGATAGGAGCATTACTGCATGCCTAGCTTTGTTGGTAGTTTCATGGATCTGAGGAGCTTCTCCGCAGGGAAGCGGTCTCTGCGGTCAGGAGTCACAGCATCAGCTGATTTATGAGCATCCATCTCTCGTCACAGAAATGGCAGCTTGTAAAATGTTAGCGTGCTGACTGAGAGAGCCCGTCAGCCCCGGGCTCATTCCAGATGACTCGCTTTATGTTTTTCAGTTATTATGGATGAGCTGAGGCAGCGCTGGGTCCATGTTTGGCGCCTCAGGGACTCAGAGAGGTCTCTCCTGTGCGGCCTTTTCATGAGGGACGTCAGAACATCTGGTACCTGATAACGAAAGCACTGGTTTCTCTCTTACAGCTGATTCATTGTCCCATGTTTGTTATCCAGTCTGATCAGGGCTCGTTTGGTCATCTGTGAGCTTTAACTGGAGCTGCACTGGTCCCAGTTAGCAAATCTACGCCTGGTTTAATGAGACAAATCACAGCTAATCACACTTTGAGCTCCTTTGCTGGTTGAGTAGAAGTTAAATTTGGAGACGTGCAACATTTCTTACACGAATTACAAAAGTGAAGACAGTGCCAAAGTACCTTAAACCTGtatttttctcccatgtccagcagggggcgactgtGCTGTAAACAACAATATGATTTTTGAagagtctttctttttttttggacatTGGAAATGAGTGAAAAACAGCCAGATGTTGTTCACTTGTGTCTGACCGTTtttgacctatgaatcattccaGTGTTGTGTCGTCACAGCTTAGCAAAGAGCTGCATCTTTGGCCTCTTTGTCATCAGCAgcctgtcacacaaacacatttgttcACCGTTCTTTAGtcggatttttaaaaaatcccaaagataacacagtgaGACAACAGAAAGggatatttttgcaccaacaagatTATTCCTGAAGAACTGAACACTCGGCACATCTCAGCAGAACAAGTGGAGGAGAAAAGGCCTGAGAACAAATATCTACAGCTGACGAATCTGAAAGTCAGGTTCTTTAGAAAAGAGcaaaacatccagcagaaaCCTGACAGAGGCCCTGAGAGATGATCTGGACCTTCAGCCGATCGTCttctgttcactgaagcctggGTTAGTGAACCCTAACCCCTGACCCCTGACCCTAGCTTCATCAGAAACGCTCTCAGTGAAGGACGGTTGTCAGGAAGTCAATCTTAATGAAGGGAAACAGGAGGAAAGGCTGATGTATGAAAAtgacacaagaactggactgaagatCCAAGGAACAGGACTGATGGAGAGATGGATCCACACCCTGGTCCTTATGTTTGAGGAGTCCGCTGTGTGTACACCACGGCGGAGGCTGTCATGGTGTCAAATCTTttagaaagttaaaaaaaattagtcTTATCATCTGCGTATgaatattttttaacttttagatCTCTGAGAGCGATTTCAACAGATTAGTAAAAGACCCCAAACTCTTTGAGCCTCCACCGTGGTGTCACACAGAGGTGTGTGAAGACGAGACAAAGACAAATATCCACCAACAAAGCACCAAAGGAAACAGAATATCACACACAGGGAGAAACAGGGCACGACTTCAGCGAAACAAACTGAAGTTTTGACAAAGAATTGAAGAAACGGAGCGAAACATGGAGAACATGCAGTGAACTGACTGAAGACTAGACACAGGTGAGGGCCAAGAACAGCACATCTgggcacagaaacacaaagcatGAAGTAAAACCTCAAACAAGACGAGAAAAACCAAGTGAACAAACAGCCTCAAGCACTGAAACAGCCGAGAAATCCAAACAGAAACTCGATCGCATCAATCAGGAGTGCAGAAGTCAAACCCTGAGACCAGGACGGCCGCGGGTCCAGGAGATACGTCCAAGTCTTTGTATGCTAACACGCTGTCATGTAGGCAACCGTGGGGCAACACCCTGAGCTGCAGACGCCCCCCCCCTCACTGAGCGCCCGACATCAGCCCGTCAGCGCTGACAGGCCTCAGAGATACGATCGCAGATGAACTCCATCGATGAAAACCAACATGCATTTGTTTTGATTCCTCGTACATCCAAGTGTCTCTCGGTGGTTTTGCTGATTTAGAGTTTTATTTTCTCCCAGGCTCTGTGAAGAAAGCTGCAGACAGGTaatttatctttcttttttaagagaTGCAGACAGATGGTTCTTTTTGGCGTCACGGTCGGTGTTTGTGTGCCTGTGAACATACATTCCTCCAGTGTGTGTTTGGCCCATTTTATGCCTGAAGGAGGGCCGATTAGGGGGTCCTGGAGGCGAGGAGAGGATTATCACGCTGGGTCAGACTGTACCCCGCTGGCGTCCACCGAGGAATGCGGGCAAATCAACCAGCGGGCCGATCAGTCGGTCACGCACCGAGTCATCCCATCTGCCAGTCGGTCATCTGCCAGCGAGGCGCTCGGCCAGTCCTCACATGCTTGGCTCTCTATCAGCAACCATTACTCTGCCCAGCACTCACACGTCTGAAATGATCTTATCTAACCTGGAGAACACTGACGATTAAACCTCCTCTTatctgtgtttgtctgtattTCAGCCACAGGATAAACTCTGCTTAGGCAATCACACTTTACAGACCTGGGAAAGCAGTTTGGTATTTTCATAAGGGGGGAAAGAGTCCCCCTGGTGGGAGGGGGGGTCATATGTAGCACTCTATTTGGCGTCGAGTTACAGCTGTAAATCTAATTTGTGTAACTTAAACGTTGGAAGTTGGAAAGAGCAAAAGCTGAGAATGAAATCAGAGACTGAGGAGGAAAGAGAAACAACCCAGCCTTCACTTTCACACAGACTAATGCAGCAACGCCACACAGGCTTCAACCCTTTCAGCATCTATCTTCAACATGCAGGGCAGTGTGGTGGAGCTCATCTGGAGCCACTCATGTCTGCAGGAGATGTGATGAAAGTGGGTCCGAGTTCAGCAGGTAGTGCTGGCGTGTGCTTTAGCATGTGCAACAGAGACAAATCTGTCACTCTCAGCTCATCATGGGCCAATGAGCAGTTTACTGCCTGCAAGGACATCTTTTTACACCAGATGATGAAATGTTCCTGAACCTAAACAGCAAGCAAAcgttaaaaaaacatatttttccacaatttttgttCTCAAGTCCTCAGACAGTTCTCTGCTCTGCTTTCTGTTCTCCGTGCTCAGTGCAGCACACTCACACTACTATTGGCTTCAGGTGTGATTGCTTCATTGCCAGCACCTGTTTCCTGCCACAGGTGAGTTCAAACGAGCATCATACGCTTGACATAAAACAATTTACCAACAATATTGAAAAGATGCCAATAATTTTGTCCGGCCCATTTTTGGAGTTCTGTGTGAAACGTTTCAAATTTGACTTTTgttctttggggtttttttgatcaaatgcaaataaaagaaataaagtgtAAACCAAAACATTTGTAACTGTAACAATATTCTGGGAGTAATGGTGCTTTTTCTGGAACAATTTCAGGGGTGCTGATTATTTCGCCTATGACTGTACATAAATAACATTGTCAAACTTTGCCATCCCAACCCCTCCAGTGCCTTAATCCAGACTTTGTGACGCCCCTGTTGTCATCAGCACAGGAATCATTATGTCATGTATGCACGATGCTTCCAGTGTTAAGACGACACTTTTATTTGAGGAAACGATGCCTGAACACACCTGCAGTTGCTTGTTAGGATTACCTTTTCTGCTGCTGACGTCGCCTCTCTGCAAGATGCATATTTGTGGTGGTCCCATCTGTTAccagttataaataaaactgaagtctTTGTGCGTGTAAAGCAGCCATACTTATCAACGTGAGCATCTACATCCTCTCAGATTCACGAGTCTAAATATGGAAGACTGCAGTCTGACATAAGGAGGTGTTTGCTTCACTTTTTTAAAGCACTCGAGGCGAGTGTTCAGGACAAAGACACGATGAGTTTCACAAACATGTTGGAGATCATCGAGCAGCTGGAAGGAATAAATGAGCTTCCAGTTGAGTCAAACATGCCTGGTGTTTTCTGAGTATCACTGAATGAATTGAGTCCAGTCCAAAGCACACTGGACACAAAGAACAGGAATTAATCATGCTGAATGAAAAGATGCTTTGTTAGCAGTTAGCTGCTGATGCTAACATCACATTAGATGTGATACAAACAGAAACGTTGAGGACATCAGGCTGAAGCTCTGCAGACTTCCACAACTTTTCCACTGAGCATGCAAACATTTCCTCATCACTGTCTCCCATGGCGATCGCTCTGGATCGCCATCGTTAACGCTGGCAGATAAGCACGCAAGCTTTTAGAGTGAAGCTTGTTTGTGAACTTTACATGCAGTCTTAGTAAAATCTGCCCAACCCTGCATTCAGCGCTGCAGCACATGTACAGAAACTGTCAGCGCTTTAATCGCCTGAGATTAAAATGGAAGGATGAGAACTTTTCTGCGGGGCTCATAGCAGATTTGCTCTCTTCACTGACTGATGAGTTCTTGGTTTTAAACCTAGAACCTGTAAAAAGCCCGTACACAGAGTCTGAGTGACTCATGTAAGTGGCTACGGGACGGGCTCCCACAGGAACCAATAAACAGCAGATGCAGCCTATAGATTCCAACATCTGCT
This is a stretch of genomic DNA from Pelmatolapia mariae isolate MD_Pm_ZW linkage group LG16_19, Pm_UMD_F_2, whole genome shotgun sequence. It encodes these proteins:
- the ccr6b gene encoding C-C chemokine receptor type 6 codes for the protein MTESPANATFGDYDNGTETYIDDDGFCIMDPDPSEVIAQTLIHSIICGFGLIGNVLVMVTYIFYKRTKTMTDVYLFNVAVADLIFVATLPFVIYNEQHDWSMGRAACKVLRSSYSINLYSGMLLLACISCDRYIAIVRATRSFGARSRALVYSRLICSAVWVFAVALTLPTLIYTEPYQENSEVSDHATVMCQMSFDQTETAALMKLLVPSLQMAVGFLLPLCVMAFCYSCIIYTLLRAQSNQRHKAVRVVLAVVAVFIVCHLPYNVTLLIHTLSLFKQRSCDAENLKLKFLNTCRSIAYLHCCLNPFLYAFVGVKFRNHFRQIMLDLWCFSKRYIYTARSSRGTSEICMSGLKSSEGSNNMSSFSA